The following coding sequences lie in one Lolium perenne isolate Kyuss_39 chromosome 2, Kyuss_2.0, whole genome shotgun sequence genomic window:
- the LOC139835897 gene encoding uncharacterized protein has translation MASLLREEELKCSCSFSLHIYTHYILWVLFCRLKISECKSNNIINVGFVDPDKIHVETVKHKREETGGNLLRFLGQQYFCDSILFPYNYDFHWILLDIQPDKGIVEVKDPLSRGLDGFQDLQKLLQVAWQALKNVHKEITFAKKLTFNPVPCPQQPQGTNLCGYYVCESIRMLTTEKQNRNKFDVDFMRDRLQPKEHALGIAEELAGLLVREVINNKGLFSPDSCSTSK, from the exons ATGGCGAGTCTTCTTcgcgaagaggaactcaaatg ttcatgttcgttttcattgcatatatatactcattatatcttatgggttctcttttgcagactgaagatcagtgagtgcaaaagtaataatattatcaatgttgggtttgttgacccagataaaatacatgttgaaacggtgaagcataaacgcgaagaaacggggggaaacctactaaggtttttggggcagcaatatttctgtgattcaatattgtttccttacaactacga cttccactggattctactagacattcaacctgataagggaatagttgaagtaaaagacccactgagtagaggcctggacgggttccaggacttgcagaagttgctccaagt ggcttggcaagctttgaagaatgttcataaggagattacctttgcaaagaagctaacatttaatcctgtaccgtgcccccagcagccacaagggacgaatctatgtggatactacgtttgcgagtccattcgcatgttaaccactgagaagcagaacagaaataaattcgac gtcgacttcatgcgggacagactccaaccaaaggaacacgcactaggaatcgcggaggaactggcgggacttttggttagagaagtcataaacaacaaaggcttgtttagtccagatagttgttctacctccaaatag
- the LOC139835896 gene encoding uncharacterized protein: MVMWWTCPQYLKKHEEGKKKRAEMRGGSHIQGSIPISLHLQKEEVRTGAKPNVFAVLKKMKQRKTPDPETGSVWVNPQSETQCTSYVSKFKQKYGEDANPEAEDFDPEVAVLAGEGLKHGRLWFGDGCVDPAKVPSLRQIRRGRKSGQPEVEPRPRASDLAVERLREEMAAKEQAAQEQRAQMEQQILQYQQQQTQMMQQMQQQQQMMQQQQAQMSWLMSQTALSSPPGSLPPPPYSMPWMPPPPTHTPGTPITVNNMNIIRSMNLDRSYTTTTTQQQVVQATAPMIRRPGATATLGPLDAITQ; the protein is encoded by the exons atggtcatgtggtggacatgcccccagtacctcaagaagcacgaggagggcaagaagaagcgggcagagatgcgaggtggatcgcatatccaaggcagcatccccatctctcttcacctgcagaaggag gaagtcaggacaggagcgaagcctaacgtctttgccgtgctaaagaagatgaagcaaaggaagacgcctgatcctgagacggggtccgtgtgggttaacccgcaatccgagacccagtgcacgtcgtatgtctccaagttcaagcagaagtacggcgaggacgccaacccagaggccgaggactttgaccctgaggtcgcggtgcttgcgggagaaggcttgaagcatggccgcctatggtttggtgacgggtgcgtcgacccagcgaaggttccctctctccgccagatccgtcgtggtcgtaagagcggccagcctgaggtagagccccggccacgggcttcggatctagctgtcgagcggttacgg gaggagatggcagcgaaggagcaggcggcccaggagcaaagggcgcagatggagcagcagattctgcagtaccagcagcagcagacacagatgatgcagcagatgcaacagcagcagcagatgatgcagcagcagcaggcacagatgagctggctcatgagccagacggctctgtcttctccaccggggagtcttcctcctccaccttactccatgccgtggatgccgccaccgcccactcataccccggggacacctatcaccgtcaacaacatgaacatcatccggagcatgaacctcg ATCGATCGtacacgacgacgacgacccagCAGCAGGTCGTCCAGGCCACCGCGCCCATGATCCGGCGTCCCGGCGCCACCGCCACGCTCGGTCCCCTTGACGCGATCACGCAGTGA